In Deinococcus ficus, a single genomic region encodes these proteins:
- a CDS encoding MFS transporter — MPPPDPPPARSPTVSHSFKALSSLRHVPGFPQFSTSALLLGTAASFAVPYMPLFARNEAHMSPLLLGIFMTLMSLSGVLISTRLARLSDGPLGSKPIMLTALVGAAVGYVLLCTTHSFVPLVLIASIFLGTGAAAFPQLFAFARTHFTLAGDELAERSMITLRSMFSIAWMLGPAAAAVILEVAGFKGLFLSTAAFYLLVCIPLVRASSRPVSRTPVASGPVAEVSAPQRPLALVALCFVLFGMSNTMGFIALPLHVTGAMHEPSSTVGWLIGLCAFLEIPFILGFAFFSGRFSNERLIILSLGMFVVYFILMAVAPAVWVLAAAQLIRAAVIAVTSTLGMAYFQELMPNRTGTALTLYANTNSVGAVLSGVVSGAFAQAFGYQAVFLLCAVLTGAAFVLLSVITRRPSTGAAELRVAAPSPK; from the coding sequence CTGCCCCCTCCAGATCCTCCGCCTGCCAGGAGCCCCACTGTGTCCCACTCATTCAAAGCGCTGTCGTCCCTGCGCCATGTGCCCGGATTCCCCCAGTTCTCCACCTCAGCCCTGCTCCTGGGAACGGCAGCTTCCTTTGCCGTGCCGTACATGCCCCTGTTCGCCAGAAATGAAGCCCACATGTCTCCGCTGCTGCTGGGAATCTTCATGACCCTGATGTCCCTCAGTGGCGTCCTGATCAGCACCAGGCTGGCCCGGCTGTCGGACGGTCCGCTGGGCAGCAAGCCCATCATGCTCACGGCGCTCGTCGGTGCCGCCGTCGGCTACGTGCTGCTCTGCACGACGCACAGTTTCGTGCCCTTGGTCCTGATCGCCAGCATCTTCCTGGGAACCGGCGCAGCGGCGTTCCCTCAACTATTCGCGTTCGCCAGGACCCACTTCACGCTGGCGGGTGATGAGCTTGCCGAGCGGAGCATGATCACGCTCCGGTCCATGTTCTCGATCGCGTGGATGCTCGGGCCGGCGGCCGCGGCCGTCATTCTGGAGGTCGCCGGGTTCAAGGGGCTGTTCCTGTCCACCGCTGCGTTCTACCTGCTGGTGTGCATTCCCCTCGTCCGGGCGAGCTCACGTCCCGTGAGCCGGACGCCGGTGGCTTCCGGGCCCGTTGCTGAAGTCTCAGCGCCTCAACGCCCCCTGGCTCTGGTGGCGCTCTGCTTCGTCCTGTTCGGCATGTCCAACACCATGGGCTTCATCGCTCTGCCGCTTCACGTGACCGGTGCCATGCACGAACCAAGCAGCACCGTGGGCTGGCTGATCGGTCTGTGCGCCTTTCTGGAGATCCCTTTTATTCTCGGCTTCGCGTTTTTTTCCGGCCGGTTTTCGAACGAACGGCTGATCATCCTCAGCCTGGGCATGTTCGTGGTGTACTTCATCCTGATGGCGGTCGCCCCCGCCGTGTGGGTACTCGCGGCCGCCCAGCTGATCCGCGCGGCGGTGATTGCGGTGACGTCCACGCTCGGCATGGCCTACTTCCAGGAGTTGATGCCCAACCGGACCGGGACCGCGCTGACGCTTTACGCGAACACGAACAGTGTGGGCGCCGTCCTGTCCGGCGTCGTCTCCGGTGCGTTTGCGCAGGCCTTCGGGTACCAGGCGGTGTTCCTGCTGTGTGCGGTGCTGACCGGCGCGGCGTTTGTCCTGCTGTCAGTCATTACGCGGCGCCCCTCGACGGGAGCGGCGGAACTGAGGGTGGCCGCCCCCAGTCCGAAGTGA
- a CDS encoding SET domain-containing protein-lysine N-methyltransferase yields MRSPSQPTTMWFDHRLVMRPSPIHGVGTFTTQDITAGELLILVTGGLIYTREDRDLGRVRLAGELYNEEELPTGELIVTPKVFHYYINHADEPNIVDLTRHPASTQYVALRDIRAGEELTARYL; encoded by the coding sequence ATGAGGTCACCCAGCCAGCCCACGACGATGTGGTTCGATCACCGCCTGGTGATGCGGCCCTCCCCCATCCATGGCGTCGGCACGTTCACGACCCAGGACATCACGGCCGGGGAGCTGCTGATCCTCGTGACTGGCGGCCTGATCTACACGCGTGAGGACCGGGACCTCGGGCGGGTGCGACTGGCCGGCGAGCTGTACAACGAAGAGGAGTTGCCTACGGGCGAACTCATCGTGACGCCGAAGGTGTTCCATTACTACATCAACCATGCCGACGAGCCGAACATCGTGGACCTGACCCGCCACCCCGCCTCGACGCAGTACGTGGCTCTCCGCGACATTCGCGCGGGAGAGGAACTCACCGCCCGCTACCTGTGA
- a CDS encoding DUF5996 family protein gives MTLAHPWPSLDYRDWSDTWHTLHRWLQIVGKIRTAHTPWVNHSWHVTLSVTPRGLTTTAIPYGDGAFELTFDFIDHELLIQLSDGQRRALPLQPMPVATFYEQVFGVLRDLGLDLSIHGRPNELEDDLPFAEDHMHASYDPEAAHRFWLVLLHSQRVFQQFRARFAGKCSPVHFFWGSGDLAVTRFSGETAPPHPGGIPNLPDWIAREAYTHEVSSAGFWPGSAASPFPMFYSYAYPEPDGFSSSAVTPAEAYYSTDLREFVLPYEAVRSAADPDTALLSFLQSTYEAAATLGAWDRDGLEQATARREPAIR, from the coding sequence ATGACGTTAGCTCACCCATGGCCCAGCCTGGACTACCGCGACTGGTCCGACACGTGGCACACCCTGCACCGCTGGCTGCAGATCGTCGGGAAGATCCGCACGGCGCACACCCCGTGGGTGAACCACTCCTGGCACGTCACCCTGTCAGTCACGCCACGGGGGCTGACCACCACGGCCATCCCGTATGGCGACGGCGCGTTCGAACTCACCTTCGACTTCATCGACCATGAGCTGCTCATCCAGCTCAGTGACGGACAGCGGCGGGCCCTGCCGCTCCAGCCGATGCCGGTGGCCACGTTCTACGAGCAGGTGTTCGGGGTCCTGCGGGACCTCGGGCTGGACCTGAGCATTCATGGGCGCCCCAATGAACTGGAGGATGACCTGCCGTTCGCGGAGGATCACATGCACGCGTCCTACGACCCGGAAGCCGCCCACCGGTTCTGGCTGGTCCTGCTGCACAGTCAGCGCGTGTTTCAGCAGTTCCGGGCGCGCTTCGCGGGCAAGTGCAGCCCGGTCCACTTCTTCTGGGGCAGCGGTGACCTTGCCGTCACCCGCTTTTCCGGGGAGACCGCCCCGCCGCACCCGGGGGGCATTCCGAACCTGCCCGACTGGATCGCCCGGGAGGCGTACACGCACGAGGTGAGCAGTGCGGGTTTCTGGCCGGGCAGCGCCGCCAGCCCGTTTCCGATGTTCTACAGTTACGCGTACCCCGAGCCGGACGGGTTCTCCTCTTCCGCAGTGACGCCGGCAGAGGCGTACTACAGCACCGACCTGCGGGAATTCGTCCTGCCCTACGAGGCGGTGCGCAGTGCGGCGGACCCAGACACGGCGCTGCTCAGCTTTCTGCAGTCCACCTACGAGGCGGCCGCGACCCTGGGCGCCTGGGACCGAGACGGACTGGAACAGGCGACGGCCAGGAGGGAACCGGCAATCCGCTGA
- the yedA gene encoding drug/metabolite exporter YedA yields the protein MVSGTHTTRAALTPPVLAALATVYVVWGSTYYGMKVAIETLPPLGMLAVRFVLAGALLYAVLRWRGVPAPSRREWAWSGVIGTLLLGGGTGLVALAEREASSSVAALMIAVSPLFASVFARLWGERTGTREWLGIGVGLIGIVLLNLGELRATPTAAALLVLAPLCWTFGSQWSRRLPLPVGLMASAAEMLAGGAVVALLSVVVGEHWGPVSSRSAWALAYLVVFGSLIAYSAYMYLVAHTRAALSTSYAYVNPVVAVLLGVFLAGEQLSGLGWSALLVILTGVLLVAWPRRTASEGPAH from the coding sequence ATGGTTTCCGGCACCCACACCACGCGCGCCGCCCTCACCCCACCAGTCCTGGCCGCGCTGGCCACCGTGTACGTGGTGTGGGGCAGCACCTACTACGGCATGAAAGTCGCCATCGAAACCCTCCCGCCGCTGGGCATGCTGGCTGTCCGGTTCGTGCTGGCCGGCGCCCTCCTGTACGCCGTGCTGCGCTGGCGGGGCGTGCCCGCACCGTCCCGGCGGGAATGGGCTTGGAGTGGCGTGATCGGCACGCTGCTGCTGGGCGGCGGCACCGGGCTGGTGGCGCTGGCCGAACGGGAGGCCAGCAGCAGCGTCGCGGCCCTGATGATCGCCGTTTCGCCCCTGTTCGCCAGCGTGTTCGCCCGTCTGTGGGGGGAACGCACCGGGACGCGCGAGTGGCTGGGGATTGGGGTCGGCCTGATCGGGATCGTGCTGCTGAACCTGGGTGAGCTGCGCGCCACGCCCACCGCTGCCGCGCTGCTGGTGCTGGCGCCGCTGTGCTGGACGTTCGGCAGCCAGTGGTCACGCCGGCTGCCGCTGCCAGTCGGCCTGATGGCCAGCGCCGCCGAGATGCTGGCCGGTGGGGCGGTGGTCGCCCTGCTGAGCGTCGTGGTGGGAGAACACTGGGGGCCGGTCAGCAGCCGCAGTGCCTGGGCCCTGGCGTACCTCGTGGTGTTCGGAAGTCTGATCGCCTACAGCGCCTACATGTACCTCGTGGCGCACACGCGCGCCGCCCTGTCGACCAGCTACGCCTACGTCAACCCGGTGGTGGCGGTGCTGCTGGGCGTGTTTCTGGCGGGCGAGCAGCTGAGCGGCCTGGGCTGGTCCGCCCTGCTGGTCATCCTGACCGGAGTGCTGCTGGTCGCCTGGCCCCGGCGGACGGCATCAGAGGGCCCGGCTCACTGA
- a CDS encoding carboxypeptidase-like regulatory domain-containing protein translates to MKLTLKHAFGPLLVTAVMAGGMGTPSLAQKAPVTTAAKNPVSGEWTGKLDWIDVRSTLTLQGNKVTGTFYFGDRPHPIEAGVWDVKTGQLSCRWMNGSRPVTVKGILKNGTFTGTATISGGTDPLVMKRAAPAPTTAAPAQVTPYVMQGVVRDAAGRPLAGVEVFADNTLYYNANVLARTDAQGRYRLELPRNEPGTWKPGAYVKREYHGVFYELRLYPGDDSPFAASKGAVRDFVWRLSGRQEDGLLGKVVYVYGEEGVNVANVEVTLTPSGPLIDGSAGRAITRRVTGGRIEDVPIGRYTMTARLLRDGTAPTPLLVSPGQGGKYGASATSDFQKTNYGVIMEFTVKLGAAPAPAAVGNSGGTAGRSISGVLQSSADLQGTAVILCEVRNGECDESTERQTKITTSGTSAWYSFSNVTEGKSYFIYGWKDTDGNGRANAGDLVGMFGAQYGVSSEPQAVTAPSMTADFDVTVLN, encoded by the coding sequence ATGAAACTGACTTTGAAGCACGCCTTTGGCCCGCTGCTCGTGACTGCCGTGATGGCCGGCGGCATGGGCACGCCCTCACTCGCCCAGAAGGCCCCGGTCACGACCGCGGCGAAAAACCCCGTGAGCGGCGAGTGGACGGGCAAGCTCGACTGGATCGACGTCCGGTCGACCCTCACCTTGCAGGGCAACAAGGTCACCGGCACCTTCTACTTCGGGGATCGGCCGCACCCCATCGAGGCGGGCGTATGGGACGTGAAGACCGGACAACTGAGCTGCCGCTGGATGAACGGCAGCCGCCCCGTGACCGTCAAAGGCATCCTGAAAAACGGGACGTTCACGGGAACGGCCACCATCAGTGGCGGCACCGACCCACTCGTCATGAAGCGCGCGGCCCCTGCGCCCACCACTGCCGCACCGGCGCAGGTCACCCCCTACGTCATGCAGGGGGTCGTGCGTGACGCCGCCGGCCGGCCACTCGCGGGTGTGGAAGTGTTCGCCGACAACACGCTCTACTACAACGCGAACGTCCTCGCCCGCACGGACGCACAGGGCCGCTACCGCCTCGAACTGCCCAGGAACGAGCCGGGAACATGGAAACCGGGCGCGTACGTGAAGCGGGAGTACCACGGCGTCTTCTACGAACTGCGGTTGTACCCGGGGGACGACAGCCCCTTTGCGGCGTCCAAAGGAGCCGTGCGCGACTTCGTGTGGCGCCTGAGCGGCCGGCAGGAAGACGGCCTGCTGGGCAAGGTGGTGTACGTGTACGGCGAGGAAGGCGTCAATGTCGCGAATGTCGAGGTGACCTTGACGCCCAGCGGCCCGCTGATCGACGGCAGCGCGGGCAGGGCCATCACCCGCCGCGTGACGGGCGGCCGCATTGAGGACGTGCCCATTGGGCGCTACACGATGACTGCTCGGCTGCTGCGCGACGGTACTGCGCCCACCCCGCTCCTCGTCAGCCCCGGCCAGGGAGGCAAGTATGGGGCGTCGGCCACCAGTGATTTTCAGAAGACGAACTACGGCGTCATCATGGAGTTCACCGTGAAACTGGGCGCCGCGCCCGCGCCGGCGGCCGTGGGGAACTCAGGGGGCACCGCCGGCCGTTCGATCTCCGGGGTGCTGCAGTCCAGCGCGGACCTGCAGGGCACGGCCGTGATCCTCTGTGAGGTCAGGAACGGCGAGTGCGATGAATCTACGGAGCGGCAGACGAAGATCACGACGTCCGGCACGAGCGCATGGTACAGCTTCTCCAATGTCACCGAGGGAAAAAGCTACTTCATCTACGGCTGGAAGGACACCGACGGGAACGGCCGGGCGAATGCGGGGGATCTGGTCGGCATGTTCGGCGCGCAGTACGGCGTGAGCAGTGAGCCTCAGGCGGTGACGGCACCCAGCATGACCGCCGACTTCGACGTCACAGTCCTGAACTGA
- a CDS encoding fibronectin type III domain-containing protein: protein MNTTKKPTLSLGLMLLTATLASCGGGGPAPVTVPGNPTTFTVTATGSTSAQLNWSAVPDATNFTLERKTNTGAYAAVAANLPTNTLTYSDTTLTASTAYTYRLKASNTAGASSGVERTVTTPAPGDADFTLSAQPLALTVLAGRSGSAQITVERPANPEGTVVLSLEGASVGSGPDRIQGTFGGASGTTLMLNVGAEVAVGPHTLTVRGRNGTVEKTVQVTVNVERWAVVDDDDSSNNSNHANPAYLPDSAADKIVRAAMTAAGRPYDVFVVPTGTGGYEPDIPDGPSAAQLSRYSGIVYYSGSSFATAMTNDDLASMSTFVDAPGRKLIVLSSAVLRNSVGGRNQLQVPDERYRPFLVTRAGLAQTASGETIMMPAYVLAGEADTVTQGLNVPVAARSFRSYVTPAAGTQTLFKEGDQVIATGKTLTGASGSSKVIIAGFEINDIAQADANTLLARFMTF from the coding sequence ATGAACACGACGAAGAAGCCGACGCTGTCCCTGGGCTTGATGCTCCTCACCGCCACCCTCGCCAGTTGCGGAGGTGGCGGCCCGGCCCCCGTCACGGTGCCCGGCAACCCCACGACATTTACCGTGACCGCCACGGGCAGCACCTCCGCCCAGCTGAACTGGAGTGCCGTCCCGGACGCCACCAATTTCACCCTGGAGCGCAAGACGAACACCGGCGCGTACGCCGCGGTCGCCGCGAACCTGCCCACCAACACCCTGACGTACTCGGACACGACCCTGACGGCCAGCACCGCCTACACGTACCGTCTCAAGGCCTCCAACACGGCCGGAGCGAGCAGCGGCGTGGAACGCACGGTCACGACGCCCGCCCCGGGCGACGCCGACTTCACCCTGAGCGCCCAGCCCCTCGCGCTCACCGTGCTGGCCGGGCGGAGCGGCTCCGCGCAGATCACCGTCGAGCGGCCAGCCAACCCCGAGGGCACGGTGGTCCTGTCGCTGGAAGGTGCGAGTGTGGGCAGCGGCCCGGACCGCATTCAGGGCACGTTCGGCGGGGCGTCGGGCACGACCCTCATGCTGAACGTCGGCGCGGAGGTGGCCGTCGGCCCCCACACCCTGACGGTGCGTGGACGGAACGGAACGGTCGAGAAGACCGTGCAGGTCACCGTGAACGTCGAGCGGTGGGCGGTGGTGGATGACGACGACAGCAGCAACAACAGCAACCACGCCAACCCGGCGTACCTTCCCGACTCGGCTGCCGACAAGATCGTGCGGGCGGCGATGACCGCCGCGGGCCGGCCCTACGACGTGTTCGTCGTGCCTACCGGTACGGGCGGTTACGAACCCGACATTCCCGACGGGCCCAGCGCCGCCCAGCTCAGCCGGTACAGCGGTATCGTGTACTACTCGGGCAGCAGCTTCGCGACGGCCATGACGAACGATGACCTCGCGAGCATGAGCACCTTCGTGGACGCGCCCGGCCGGAAACTGATCGTGCTGTCCTCGGCCGTTCTGCGCAACTCGGTGGGGGGCCGCAACCAGCTGCAGGTGCCCGACGAACGGTACCGGCCGTTCCTGGTGACGCGCGCCGGCCTGGCGCAGACGGCGTCGGGGGAGACGATCATGATGCCCGCGTACGTCCTCGCCGGCGAGGCGGACACCGTGACCCAGGGCCTGAACGTGCCGGTGGCGGCCCGGTCGTTCCGCAGCTACGTGACGCCCGCGGCCGGAACCCAGACCCTGTTCAAGGAGGGAGACCAGGTGATCGCGACCGGCAAGACCCTGACCGGCGCGAGCGGGTCGTCCAAGGTGATCATCGCGGGCTTTGAGATCAATGACATTGCCCAGGCCGACGCCAACACCCTCCTCGCCCGGTTCATGACCTTCTGA